Below is a genomic region from Halostella litorea.
CGTAAACGAACACGTGTAGTTTTGGGTGATGCCGTGATACTCCCCGATATGCACACCTGTCGTAACTGCAATCGGAGCTTCCCGACCGAACTCGCCCTCGACCTGCATCGCGACACCTGCGCCGACGCCGACATGGTCTGTCGCGTCTGCGGCGAGCGCTTCCGCGAGGGCGCGGCCACACGCGACGGCTGGCACTACCGATGTCCGAGCGAGGAGTGCGACGGCGAGGGACGCGGGGAGGACCTCGTCGCGGTATCGGACGCGAAAGTGACGCTATAGGTAGCTGTCGTCCCACTCGTCGGCGCGGTGGACGTTCCCGCAGTCCGGACATTCCAGCCGGCCGAGGTCGTCGCCCGCCGCGACCACGCTCTCCGAGTGGGAGCACCAGTAGGCGTACAGCGACTCGCGGGCCTCGTCGGAGTACAGTTCGAAGAACGGCCCCTTGTCGCCCGGAAGCTCCTCGTCGTGGTCGACGTACAGCGTCTCGCCGTCGGCCTCGACGGTGTCTGGCACCTCGCCCGGGTCGGTTCGGTCGTCGCCGCTCTCGGCCTCGACTCCCTCCTCCGGCACGAACAGGTTGACCGAGTGTTCCTCGCCGGCTATCTCCACCTCCGTCGTGTCGGCCTCCGCGTAGCCGAACCGCTCGAAGAACTGCGCGCCCTCCATGTTGTCCGCGAGCACGTGCGCGCGGACGGACTCCGCGCCGCGCTCCTCGAGGGCCGCCTCGATGCGCTCGAACAGTTCCGTCCCGACCCCCTGCCCGCGGGCCTCCGGCGCGACGTGGTGCCACCGGACGTTCCCGCGGCCCTCGTCGTCGACCTCGCCCTGCGCGAAGCCGGTGACCCCGGTCTCGCCCGTCGCGACGACCACGACGCCGCGCTCGTCGGCGGCCAGGTCGTCGAGGCGGTCGTCCCCCTGCTGTTCGTGCACCAGGGCCTCGATGGTCTCCGGGCTGAGGCCGTACGACGCGCGGAGCGACCGCCCGGCAACGTCCCTGATCGCCTCGCCGTCGACGGTGTCCGGTTCGTGTACGTCCATACCGTCGACTACACCGTCCGGCCGAATAAACGCGGGGCCGGCCGGGTCGGTTCGGCGCGCGGAAACCGGGCGGTTTAATCAGCCGTCGGCCGCCACACCGTGTCATGGAGAGCCTCCACCCGCGGATCCGCGTCGTCTGGGGCCTCGGTGCCGCCGTCGCCGCGGCCGTGTTGACCGTCCTGACGGGCATCGGCGTCCGCGGCGCCCCCGCCGTCGGCGTCGACCTCGGCGTCGTCGCTGACCTCGGCCTCGCCCTGCCGGTCGCGCTCGGCGTCCTCGTGTTCGTCCTCGGCCTCGCCCACGCGCTCGTCCACTACCGCATCTGGCGGTTCGACCTGCAGGAGGACGCGCTGTACCTCGAACGCGGCGTCCTGACCCGCGTCGACACCGTCGTCCCGTTCGTCCGCGTCCAGCACGTCGACACCCAGCGCGGCCCGGTAGAGCGCGCGACGGGGCTGGCGAGCGTCGTCGTGTACACCGCCGGATCGCGCGGGGCCGACGTGACGATCCCCGGCCTGACGCCCGAACGCGCACAGGCGCTCCAGTCCGAACTCCGGGAACTGGCGCGGGAGAGCGAACAGCAGGATGCGGTGTAACCCCCACGTCCAATGAAGCTCCACCCGATATCGCTGCCGTACCGCGGCGTCTCGCGCGGCTTTACCGGCGCGTCCGGCCTGTTCTTCCTCGGCGTCGTCGCCGCGGGACCGTTCGGGCTGGAGGGGCTGTCCCTCACGATTCCCCTCGCCGTGTTCGGCTTCGTCGTCGGCGTCGCCTACGAGGTGGCGTACTACCGCCGGTTCGAGTACGAACTGACCGACGACACGTTCGACATCGACTCCGGCGTCGTCGCCCGCCGGGAGCGGGAGATACCGCTCCACCGGATCCAGAACGTCGACATCAGCCAGAACATCGTCCAGCGCGCGCTCGACGTGGCCGTCCTCACCATCGAGACGGCCGGCGGCGGCGAGACGGAGGCGTCCCTCCAGTACGTCGGCTACGACGAGGCGAAGCGCCTCCAGAGCGAACTCCGCCGCGCGAAAAGCCGGGACCCGGGGGCCGAGGCGGCGGCGTCCGCGGACGACGGCCCCGCTCCGACGGCCGCCGCGGCGTGCGGCTACGACCCCGACGAGGAGACCGAACAGTTGTTCGCGATTCAGACGCCCGAACTCCTGCTTCTCAGCCTCGCCTCGGTCAGCCCCGGGGCGCTCGTCCTCTCGGTCCTCTTTTTCCCGTACGTCGAACTGGTCGACCTGTCGACGATCCTCGCCTTCTTCACGCCGTCGACCCCGCAGCCGTCGGCGCTGCTCGTCGTCTCGCGGCTCGTCGCGCTCGTGGTCGGCGCGTGGGTGATCAGCGCGGCGCTGACGTTCGCCCGGTACTACGACTTCGAGCTCACCCGCGTCGGCGACGAACTGCAGTACGAGCGCGGCCTGCTCCAGCGCTACAGCGGGTCGATCCCCATCGAGAAGGTCCAGACGGTGACGATGACCGACAACCCCGTCACGCGGACCGCGGGGTACGCGACGCTCGTCGTCGAGACGGCGGGGTACGCGGCCGGGCAGGCCGCCGGCTCCGAGTCCGCCGTGCCGCTGGCCCGCCGGGATCACGTGCTGGAGCTCGCGTCGTCGGTCGAGGCGTTCGACGACCCGGCGTTCGAGCGGCCGCCGAGCCGCGCCCGCCGGCGCTACCTGGGGCGCTACTCCATCGGCGTCGGCGTGCTGACCGCCGTCCTGTACGGCGTGAACCGCGCCTTCGGCGCGCCGGACGCGTGGTACGCCGCCCTCGCGTTGCTCGTCGCCGTCCCGGTCGCCGCCCAGCTCACGTGGAAACACCGCGGGTACGACCTGCAGGACGACCACGTCGTCACGCGGGCCGGCTTCTGGACGCGGACGACCAAGGTCGTCCCCTACTACCGCCTCCAGACGGTCGTCCGGAGCCGGAACCCCTTCCAGCGACGGTGGGGGCTGGCGAACCTCACCGCCGACACGGCAGGCTCGTTCAGCATCCGGCAGCGCGATGCGACGGCGATAGACGTCGACGCCGACGACGCCGCCCGCATCCGGGGACTGCTCCGCGACCGGCTCCAGACGAGCCTGCGCGAGCGCCGCGAGCGACCGGCGGCCGACCAGGCCGCCGACGCGGTCCCGAACGGCGACGGCGCGGGGGAGCCGGCTGACGGCGGCAAGGCCGACGAAGTGTCCGGCAACGGAGCGGTATCCCGGGACGACGGCGACGCAGAAGACACGTTGCGGGACGACCGTCCCGCCGACCCCGACGGCGAGGACCGGGAGCGCGACCCGGACGCGAACTGAACGGTTTTTTACCGCGCGCGCTCCCACACGTCACCAATGACGGAGTACGACTACGAGGCGCTCGGGCTGGTCGCCGGGCTGGAGATCCACCAGCAACTGGACACGGCGACGAAGCTGTTCTGCGAGTGCCCGACCGAGCTGCGCGAGCCCGACGAGGCCACGCGGACCTTCACACGCTACCTCCACCCGACGAAGAGCGAACTGGGCGAGATAGACGAGGCGGCCTTGGAGGAGAGCCAGGTCGACCGCGAGTTCGAGTACCTCGCCTACGACACTACCTGCCTCGTCGAGGCGGACGACGAGCCGCCCCACCGCCTCGACGCGGAGGCGATGGAGGTCGCCCTGGAGATCGCACAGCTACTCGACATGAACCCCGTCGACCAGGCCCACGTCATGCGGAAGATCGTCGTCGACGGGTCGAACACCTCCGGCTTCCAGCGGACGACGAAGGTCGCAAGCGACGGGGCCATCGAGACCGACGCCGGCACCGTCCGGATCGAGGACCTGATGCTGGAGGAGGAGAGCGCCCAGCGCGTCGCCGAGACCGACGACGGCGTCCGCTACTCGCTGGACCGCCTCGGCATCCCCCTCGTGGAGATCGGCACGAAGCCCGACATCAGCACGCCCGAGCAGGCCCGCGCCGCCGCCGAGCGCATCGGCATGCTGCTGCGGTCGACCGGCGCGGTCAAGCGCGGCCTCGGCACGATCCGCCAGGACGTGAACGTCTCCATCGCCGACGGCGCGCGCGTCGAGATGAAGGGCGTCCAGAGCCTCGACGACATCGACGACCTCATCCGCAACGAGGTCCGGCGGCAGGTCGAACTGCTCGACGTCGCCGAGGAACTGCAGGCCCGCGGCGCGGCGGTCGGCGACCCGACCGACGTGACCGACGCCTTCGCCGACACGGACAGCGGCGTGATCCGCGGGGCGATAGACGACGGCGGCGCGGTGAAGGCCGTCCCGCTGTACGGGTTCGACGGCCTCGTCGGCCGGGAGATCCAGCCCGACCGCCGCCTCGGCACGGAGCTTTCCGACCACGCCAAGCGCCACGGCGCGGGCGGCATCTTCCACACCGACGAACTCCCCGCCTACGGCGTCACCGACGAGGAGGTCGCGGCCCTGCGCGAGGCGGTCGGCGCCGGCGAGGACGACGCGGTCGCCATCGTCGCCGACGACGAGGGGACGGCCGCCGCGGCGGTCGAGGCCGCCGCCGAGCGCGCCGCCGTCGCCATCGAGGAGGTGCCGGAGGAGACCCGCGGCGCGAACGAGGACGGCACCTCGTCGTACCTCCGCCCGCTCCCCGGCGCGGCGCGGATGTACCCCGAGACGGACGTGCCGCCCGTCGAACCGGACGTCGCGGACGTCGAGACGCCCGAACTGCTCACCGAGAAGGTCGAGCGCTACCAGGACGAGCACGGGCTGGACGCCGGCCTCGCCGAGCAGGTCGCCTACGGCCGCCGGATGCCGCTGTTCGAGGACCTGGTTCGGGCCGGCGTCGACCCGACGCTCGCCGCGGGGACACTGGAGTCGACGCTCACCGCGCTCCGCCGGGACGACGTGCCGGTCGACGCGCTGACCGACGACCACCTCCGCGACGCCGTCACGCTCGTCGACGAGGGCGAGGTGCCAAGCGAGGGGATCGAGGACCTCCTGACCGCGCTCGCGGAGGACCCCGGGATGACCGCCGCCGAGGCCGTCGAGGCGGAGAACCTGGGCGGCGTCGACGAGAGCGAGGTGCGCGAGGCCGTCGTCGAGGTCGTCGAACGCAACGCCGACCAGGTCGAACAGGAGGGGATGGGTGCGTTCTCCGGCCTCATGGGCGAGGCGATGGGCGCGCTGCGGGGCAAGGCGGACGGCGACCTCGTCAGCCAGGTGCTCCGCGAGGAGATCCAGCAGCGGGCGTAGCTACCACGCGCCGACGTCGTCGCTCCCGTAGGTCGCTTCGAGCGTCACCTCGGCGCCGTTTTGCCGGAGGTCGAACTCCGCGGCCGCCGTGCCAAGCAGGCCCTCCAGCCGGTCGACGTCCACGTCGTCCTCGCTCCCGTACACCACGTGGGCCCGCGCGGTCCCGCTCCCCGAGTCGACGTTTACCGTCAGCGACTGCGAGACCCCGACCGCGCCGACGAACGGCGACAGGTCGAACTCGTAGTTGCTCGACTCCCACGAGTCAGGCTCGAACGTCTCCGTCCCGGGGACCACGCCGTAGACGACGTCGCCGCCCATCGTGCCGCGGGTGACCGCGTCGAACGTGTCGTCGGCCTCGTGTTGCCGCGGGTCGTCGCCGTCCCCGGCCCGTGCGATGGCCGCCGCGACGGCCGTGGGGTCCCCGTCGTCCGCCGAGACAGCGACGACGGCGTCGTCGTGGACCGCGACGGCGTAGGGCTCGTCGGGATGCCCGTAGAGCGAGAACTCGCCCACATCGGTCGGGTCGTCGTAGCCGGCCGACTCAACCGCGCCGCGGAGTTCGTCCTCGTCGAACGACCCCTCGAAGACGCTGTGCCCGTCGACCAGCACCCAGCGGTCGACCGCCCCCGACTCCGCGGATAGTCCGTCGAGCACCGGCGAGAGGCCCATTTCGGGGTAGTCCTCGGTCAGGAGCGTCGCGACGGCGTAGACGTCGACCGGGTTGGCGACGAGCGGGTCGCCCGCCGCGGCCGCCGTCGCCGTCTCCCGCTCCGTCTCCGTCCGCGTCCCCTCGCCGCCCCCGTCGAGGGCGGTCAGCGTCGCCACGTCGAACACGGCGTACAGGTAGGGGCCGCCCGCAGAGCCCATCGCCGCGGCCGTCGGGAACCACCGGCGGAAGTCCGGGGCGCGATCCTCCGATCCCCCGTCGTCGCCGTCGCCGCCGAGCACCCCGCTACAGCCGCTGACGAGGGCGATGCCCGCCGCCCCCGCCGCTTCCAGCACCGTCCGCCGGTCCGACCGAGCCATACCCCTCCCTCGTGGGTACGGCACTAATGTTTTCTGCCGAGTGTCACTTTCGCGGCTACTCGTCGCGGTCGAGGCGGTCGGCCGCCTTCCGGAACAGCCCCGTCAGCCGCGACGTCTCGCGTTCGGTGGGGTGGGTCCGGCCGACGACGCGGCGGAGCATCCGCTCGGTCTTGGGCTGTTTCTCCGCGGGGTGGCCCAGGGCGTCGAGGAACCCCGAGAACTCGTCGTGGAGGCGCTCCACCGCCGGCTGGGCCGCCCGTTCGCGCTCCCGGTCGGGCAACTGGGTCTCGTCGAGCGTCAGGTCGCGCAGTTCGTACAGCGTCACGGTCGCCGCCTGCCCGAGGTTCAGCGACGAGTAGTCGGCGCTGGCCGGGATCGCGCCGATCCGGTCGACGCGCTCCAGTTCGTCGTTCCGGAGGCCGTTGTCCTCGCGGCCGAACAGGAGCGCGGTATCGGCGTCGACGGTCGCCAGGTCGTCGGCGAGTTCGGCCGGCGTGACGTACGGGAAGCGGGTGTGCTTCCGGCAGTCCTCGTTGGTGATCGCCGTCATGCCGACCGTGTGGTAGTTCTCGACCACCTCGTCGAACGTCACGACGTCGGCGTTGGGCAACACGTCCTCGCGGGCCTGCCCGGCGAAGCCGTACGCCTCGCCGTCGCGGTCGAGTTCCGGCGGGTCGACGAGCTTCAGGTCCGAGAACCCGAAGTTCTTCATCGCCCGGGCGATGGTCCCGACGTTGCCCGGGGTCTGTGGCTCGACGACGACGACCGTCGGCGCGCTCATGTGGGGTAGTCGGTCGAGAGGTCCAGGTCGTCCACGTCGGCGTCGTCAAGGCCCTCCTCCTCGGGGTCCATCCCCTCGCGGAGGTCGATCCGGCGGCGCTCCTCCTCCGGTTTCGCGTCCTCCGGCGGTTCGGGCAGGTCCGCGGGGTCGGTGTCGACGTGCTCGACGCCGATGTAGCCGTCCGGCGCGCGGTTGCCGTCCGCGAACCAGTCGTGGAACGCGCCCTGCAGTTCGTCCTCGCCGGCGTACGCGTCGCCGCCCGCCTCGCGGAACCAGTAGAGGAAGTCGGCCTCGTGCTCGCTACACAGGACGACCTCGGCGTACGGCTCGCCGTACACGATCTCGGCCTCGCGGCACCGCTCTTTCGCCTCCTCGCCGTGGATCAGGTAGCAGGCGTCGCAGGGCTTGGTGACGAGCGACCGGAGCCGGATCAGGCGGTCCCGGGACTCCTCGGGCATCTCGTCGAACGGCCGCCAGTCGCCGTCCTCGGTGAGTATCTCGGACTCCTCGAAGCGCCACCCGCGAAGCCCGATGCTGACCTTCGACATGCGCGGAGATAGCCGTCGAGCGCGTAAAAGCCGATTGGAACGGGCGAGCGCGTCAGTCGGCGTGGCGCTCGCTGCCCTCCGGCGCGGCCGGGGAGCCGCCGTCGGGGGCAGTCCGCTGCTGCTCGAACCAGTCCCACTCGCGGGTCTTGAGGCCGCGCTCCGCCAGGTCCCAGGGGTCGCCGTCCTCGACGCGCTTGCCCTCCAGCCACGACACGATGAGGTTCCAGACGAAGATCAGCTGCCCGGCGGCGAGCACGAACGCCCCCAGGGTCACCAGCTGGTGGAGGCCGACGAAGTACGCCTGCGGGCCGACCGTCAGCTCGTAGGTCGCGTAGCGCCGGGGCATCCCGCCGTAGCCGAGCAACACCATCGGGAAGAAGGTGAGGTGGGTGCCGACCATCGAGAGCCAGAAGTGCCACTTCGCGAGCGTGCGCTGGTACCACCGTCCCGTCACCAGCGGGAACCAGTAGTAGATCCCCGCGAACACGGCGAAGGCGATGGCGCCCATGATGACGTAGTGGAAGTGCGCGACGACGTGGTACGTGTCGTGGAGCACCATGTCGACGGGGATCGCCGCCTCGAACACGCCGGTGACGCCGCCGATGATGAAGTTGGCGATGAACCCGATGCAAAACAGCATCGGCGCTGTCAGGCGGAGCGCGCCGTTCCACATCGTCGCCATCCAGTTGAACGTCTTGACCGCGCTCGGGATGGCGATGGCGATGGAAACGGCCATGAAGCTAGCGCGGAGGCGCGGGTCGATGCCCGTCGTGAACATGTGATGCGCCCAGACGCCGAACGAGAGGACGCCGAGCGCAAGCGTCGAGTAGACGACGAACTTGAACCCGAACAGCTTCCGCCCCGCGAACCGCGGGAGGATGTAGCTTATCAGGCCCATCGGCGGGAGGACGAGGATGTACACCTCGGGGTGGCCGAAGAACCAGAACAGGTGCTGCCAGAGGATCGGGCCGCCGCCCTCCACGGCGAAAAACGTCGTCCCGAAGTTCCGGTCGAGCAGCAGCATAACCAGCGCGCTGCCCAGCAGCGGGAACGCGAAGATGATCTGGGCCGACTGGACGAGGATCGTCCACGAGAAGATGTCGAGGTTCGACCAGCCGACCTCCTCGCCGCGCTCGGTGAAGATGGTGGCGACGAAGTTGATCGCCCCCATCGTCGCCGAGACCCCCGTCAGGTGCAAGCCCAGTATCAGCAGGTCGACGCCGGGGTTGGTCTGTTGGACCGACAGCGGCGGGTAGATCGTCCAGGCGGTCTGTGCGCCCTCGATCGCGCCGAACGGTTCCAGCAGGATGCCGCCCCAGATGAGCAACGCGCCGGGCGGGAGCAGCCAGAACGCGATGGCGTTGATCCGGGGGAACGCCATGTCGTCCGCGCCGATGAGCAGGGGGATAAGGTAGTTCGAGAACGCCGCCAGTATCGGCGTCCCGAACAGGAACAGCATCGTGATCCCGTGGCTCGTCAGCAGGGCGTTGTACGTCCCCGTCGAGAGGAACGCGGTCGACGCCGTCGTCAGTTCGGTCCGCATCAGCAGGACCGCGATCCCGCCCCACGCGAACGAGATGACGGCGAAGAGGCCGTACAGCAGCCCGATGTCCTTGTGGTCGACCGTCGTGAGCCACCGGACGATGCCGCCCGGCTTCTCGACGGTCTCGCGCTCGGTCGCCGTCCCGCCGCGGCCGACGCCGCTGGGCGTGTACGACCGCCAGTCCTCCAACGTGCCGACCCACCGGGCGACGACGAGGAGCAACAGACCCATCGCCGCCGTCATAGAGAGCTGCGTCGCGCTCGAAACCATGTGCGGAGGGGTTCGGAAGAGACCGACATACCCCTTCTCCGGTACATGTTCGGTCGGGGTTAATCTGCCCCGGATCGCTTACGGCGGGTTCCCGACGGCGACGAGGCGGGCGTCGACCGCCGCGATCCGCGCCTCGCCGTCGCGGTGGGGGTCGAACGCCGCGTGGGCGAACGCCTGCCACAGCACACGCTCCGGGTAGGGGCGGGCGTCGAGGTCGACGCCGAGCGCCGCGGCGAGCGCCCCGTCGTCCAGTTCGCCCGCGGTCGTCGGCACCTCGACCGGGTTCGACACCGCGTCGAGGTCCAGACCGAACGAGGGGAACAGCGCGTACCCCGCGCCCCGGTCCGGGTGGTACAGCGTCCGACGGCCGGGGAACCTGACCGTAAGTCGGGGGGTCACCTCGCGGCGGTCGCCGTCGGCCGTCGCGACCGTGCGGTCGGAAAGTTCGACGCGCTTCCGGTCGCCCGCCGGGACGGTGACCCGCCCCGCCGGCGTCGTCACGCCGACTGCGTCGGGACCGACGCTCGCCACGCCGACCGCCGGCGGGTCGTAGTCGCGGACGACCGCCGCCGTCGAGTCGCCGCCGACGGTGCCGTCGACGACGAGTTCGGTCCCGCCGTCGGCGTCGCCGGCGAGCGGCGGGAGGCCGTCGGTCCCGCCGGCCAGCGCCCGGAGTCCGTGGGTCGTCGCACACACCCCGTCCCACGCCGACGGCGGGGGGCCGGCCGCCGGGAGCGCGCCGCGCCAGTACACCGTCCGGGGCTCGCCGTCCGCGACGTACGGCACCGCGTCGGGGAAAAAGCCCTCGCCGAGGCGCGCGGCCAACAGGCCCGGATGCTCCAGTTTGACCTCGACCAGCGGCGTCTCGACGACTAGCGGCTCCGCGAGCGCCGACGGGGGGACGCGCTGCCACGACACGGACGCCGCGCCGTCTGCCATGCGCGACGGTACGGGACCGGGCGGGGAAGCGGTCGGGGCGAAGGTGTTCGGCCCGTCCCGCCCGGCGGCCCGACCGACCGGGGGGTCCGTCGCCGGCGCGAACACGTTCGCGGCCACGGCTTAGGTTTTGGCCTGCCTAAAACCAGGGGAGTGCCCCATGGCCCGCACGCAGACCGTCGGCGCGGTCGCCGACGACCTCTTCGACCGGTATCTCCTCCCGAAGGTAGCGCTGACGATCATCCTCGTCGCCTCGCTGGTGGGCGTGGGCGTGTCCGTCCGCCTCTCCGGGCGGTGGCGGCCGCTGCTGGTCGTCGCCAAGTGGGCGCAGTTCGTCGCGCTGGGCGTGCTCGCCGGCGGGTTGCTCTGGAAGCACGGGTTCGTCCGCCCCCGCGACGTCGAGGCCGACGCGGGCGAGTACTGCGAGCGGATGTACGGCCGGTTCGACCGGATCGCCGTCGGCGCGGCGGCGGTGCTTGCCGCCGGGAGCGCCGTCTCGCTCCCGGCCTACGCGGAGCGGCTGGCGGACCCCGTCCTCGCCGGCCTCGGCGTCGCGCTCGCGGCGACCGCCGCCCTCGTCGTCGCCGACGCGGCGCGGGAGCGACCCGCCGCGGCGTCGTTCCGCAGTCCGCTGGGGCTCGCCGCCCTCGCCGCGGCGCTCGCGGCCGTCGGGGCCACGGCGACGGCGGAGGTGGCGCTGACCGCCGGCCCGCCCGCGGCCGTCGCCGTCCGGTCGCTCCACCTGCTCGCGTTCGCGGCGTGGATCGGCGGCGCGGTGTGGAACATCTTCATCGCGGTGCCGACCGGGCAGGCGAACCCGACGACGGCCGTCGTCGGCGCGGCGGGCCAGCAACTGGAGCGGTTCCGGTGGGTGGTCCGGTTCGTCTTCCCGACGATACTGCTCACCGGGCTGTACCAGGCCGTCGACGCGCTCGGCGCGTCGCTGGGGACGTACCTCGGCTCGCCCGTCGGCCTCGCCGTGCTGGCGAAGGTCGGCGCGGTCGGGACGCTGTTCGTCGTGTTCAAGCTCTGCCCGATGTGGCGGGCCTGCTCGCCGATCGAGGGCGTCTGCGACATCGCCGACGGCCCCGCCGGGGAGGGGGACGGATGACAGCCGAGACCGACCTGCCCGCGGCGGCGCGGGACCCCGACCGCACGGTCGACAACCGCGGCCGCGGCTGCGCCAACGGCA
It encodes:
- a CDS encoding HVO_2901 family zinc finger protein; the protein is MHTCRNCNRSFPTELALDLHRDTCADADMVCRVCGERFREGAATRDGWHYRCPSEECDGEGRGEDLVAVSDAKVTL
- a CDS encoding GNAT family N-acetyltransferase, encoding MDVHEPDTVDGEAIRDVAGRSLRASYGLSPETIEALVHEQQGDDRLDDLAADERGVVVVATGETGVTGFAQGEVDDEGRGNVRWHHVAPEARGQGVGTELFERIEAALEERGAESVRAHVLADNMEGAQFFERFGYAEADTTEVEIAGEEHSVNLFVPEEGVEAESGDDRTDPGEVPDTVEADGETLYVDHDEELPGDKGPFFELYSDEARESLYAYWCSHSESVVAAGDDLGRLECPDCGNVHRADEWDDSYL
- a CDS encoding PH domain-containing protein, translating into MESLHPRIRVVWGLGAAVAAAVLTVLTGIGVRGAPAVGVDLGVVADLGLALPVALGVLVFVLGLAHALVHYRIWRFDLQEDALYLERGVLTRVDTVVPFVRVQHVDTQRGPVERATGLASVVVYTAGSRGADVTIPGLTPERAQALQSELRELARESEQQDAV
- a CDS encoding PH domain-containing protein; this encodes MKLHPISLPYRGVSRGFTGASGLFFLGVVAAGPFGLEGLSLTIPLAVFGFVVGVAYEVAYYRRFEYELTDDTFDIDSGVVARREREIPLHRIQNVDISQNIVQRALDVAVLTIETAGGGETEASLQYVGYDEAKRLQSELRRAKSRDPGAEAAASADDGPAPTAAAACGYDPDEETEQLFAIQTPELLLLSLASVSPGALVLSVLFFPYVELVDLSTILAFFTPSTPQPSALLVVSRLVALVVGAWVISAALTFARYYDFELTRVGDELQYERGLLQRYSGSIPIEKVQTVTMTDNPVTRTAGYATLVVETAGYAAGQAAGSESAVPLARRDHVLELASSVEAFDDPAFERPPSRARRRYLGRYSIGVGVLTAVLYGVNRAFGAPDAWYAALALLVAVPVAAQLTWKHRGYDLQDDHVVTRAGFWTRTTKVVPYYRLQTVVRSRNPFQRRWGLANLTADTAGSFSIRQRDATAIDVDADDAARIRGLLRDRLQTSLRERRERPAADQAADAVPNGDGAGEPADGGKADEVSGNGAVSRDDGDAEDTLRDDRPADPDGEDRERDPDAN
- the gatE gene encoding Glu-tRNA(Gln) amidotransferase subunit GatE, which produces MTEYDYEALGLVAGLEIHQQLDTATKLFCECPTELREPDEATRTFTRYLHPTKSELGEIDEAALEESQVDREFEYLAYDTTCLVEADDEPPHRLDAEAMEVALEIAQLLDMNPVDQAHVMRKIVVDGSNTSGFQRTTKVASDGAIETDAGTVRIEDLMLEEESAQRVAETDDGVRYSLDRLGIPLVEIGTKPDISTPEQARAAAERIGMLLRSTGAVKRGLGTIRQDVNVSIADGARVEMKGVQSLDDIDDLIRNEVRRQVELLDVAEELQARGAAVGDPTDVTDAFADTDSGVIRGAIDDGGAVKAVPLYGFDGLVGREIQPDRRLGTELSDHAKRHGAGGIFHTDELPAYGVTDEEVAALREAVGAGEDDAVAIVADDEGTAAAAVEAAAERAAVAIEEVPEETRGANEDGTSSYLRPLPGAARMYPETDVPPVEPDVADVETPELLTEKVERYQDEHGLDAGLAEQVAYGRRMPLFEDLVRAGVDPTLAAGTLESTLTALRRDDVPVDALTDDHLRDAVTLVDEGEVPSEGIEDLLTALAEDPGMTAAEAVEAENLGGVDESEVREAVVEVVERNADQVEQEGMGAFSGLMGEAMGALRGKADGDLVSQVLREEIQQRA
- a CDS encoding RNA methyltransferase, coding for MSAPTVVVVEPQTPGNVGTIARAMKNFGFSDLKLVDPPELDRDGEAYGFAGQAREDVLPNADVVTFDEVVENYHTVGMTAITNEDCRKHTRFPYVTPAELADDLATVDADTALLFGREDNGLRNDELERVDRIGAIPASADYSSLNLGQAATVTLYELRDLTLDETQLPDRERERAAQPAVERLHDEFSGFLDALGHPAEKQPKTERMLRRVVGRTHPTERETSRLTGLFRKAADRLDRDE
- a CDS encoding cbb3-type cytochrome c oxidase subunit I, whose protein sequence is MVSSATQLSMTAAMGLLLLVVARWVGTLEDWRSYTPSGVGRGGTATERETVEKPGGIVRWLTTVDHKDIGLLYGLFAVISFAWGGIAVLLMRTELTTASTAFLSTGTYNALLTSHGITMLFLFGTPILAAFSNYLIPLLIGADDMAFPRINAIAFWLLPPGALLIWGGILLEPFGAIEGAQTAWTIYPPLSVQQTNPGVDLLILGLHLTGVSATMGAINFVATIFTERGEEVGWSNLDIFSWTILVQSAQIIFAFPLLGSALVMLLLDRNFGTTFFAVEGGGPILWQHLFWFFGHPEVYILVLPPMGLISYILPRFAGRKLFGFKFVVYSTLALGVLSFGVWAHHMFTTGIDPRLRASFMAVSIAIAIPSAVKTFNWMATMWNGALRLTAPMLFCIGFIANFIIGGVTGVFEAAIPVDMVLHDTYHVVAHFHYVIMGAIAFAVFAGIYYWFPLVTGRWYQRTLAKWHFWLSMVGTHLTFFPMVLLGYGGMPRRYATYELTVGPQAYFVGLHQLVTLGAFVLAAGQLIFVWNLIVSWLEGKRVEDGDPWDLAERGLKTREWDWFEQQRTAPDGGSPAAPEGSERHAD